Genomic window (Nicotiana sylvestris chromosome 7, ASM39365v2, whole genome shotgun sequence):
CTCAAAAGTTTAATTCTTATGATAAATACACTGAATTCATAGAAAGGAAGGCATCAGTTCTTATTTTTAGATACCTGGGTTAAAAGCTGAAGTTCATTTTGAATCACACTAGTTGCTTCTGTTTTGGCTGCAGCACCATCTCATTTTCAGAAATTTATTTCTATTTTTGGTTGATTTTGCTGTAACAGGTATGTATGTTGAACATCTTCTTGGCTATTGAATCGTATACATGAAGCCTTTGAACATTTGTTGCCTCATTCTCAAATGTCATGTGAATATGTGGATTGACTTCTAGATTCTAATTTTGTTTGTCTTTACTCtgttttctatctccttttaacaAGCTAGACTTTATCCTTAAATGAGTAATTATCCCATTTTATGTAGGATTAAATTCTgtaaggatttttgaagcttaGCTTGATTACATAATTATTAAAGGATGATGTCCAAATATGAACTGCACGTGATATTCTGGGATGTTACATGAGCATATGAGTTTTATTTCTCAAGGATTTGATTTAAAGCTCTTGATTAAATTGATGTCCTGCTAGTCATAAGATCATGTTTTGCTTACTTTACTTTAGCTGTAATATTGTTAAACTATTAAGACTTAAGTAGTATGATACCATAATGATTAAGTGTATGCTAATCAAGTTTGAATTTGTTTGAATAGAAATTCATTGGATAATGTAATAATTCAAGTTTATTTCTTGCTATCTGATTAATGCATGAGTGTTGCTATATAAAAGGGAGATGTTATGAAGTTAGTCACATGCTTCACTTGTTATTTTTCCATGCTTCAATCTGTGCAATACCTTTTCACTGACTCATTGCCTTTTGGGTTTGTTTTTGTAAATTTGTTATTCATTAATTAGCTAGTTAAAAGTGGCATTTTGTTGCCATTGGGCCTAAGGAACACAACAAtgctttattaaaataaataagCTATAGGAATCAATGAAGGTTTCCTTTGTTATGGGCCAGCAGTGAGCTATTTAGGCCCAACCCGATTCAAATGGGGTAGCCTGGTCCAAATCGGGCTTGGGAGTGCCTTCGTCTATGGTTTCTTTCATTTTGGGCTGGATTTCGAGCCCAATAGCTTTCATTGTTGGCGCCCTCTAAATAATGTGACAGGCTTCCTATTTGGCCCAATGAATCAGAAAGGTTAAAAGCATGTATTAATTTTTAATACCTTCGTGGTAATCCACAGACTGTCATTAAATATCGAATTAGTTTTAAGAATACATgaatctcgtagtttgctttaggcacgtaattaaaTTATCACAACTATGGGTATAGTTCCCACGGCGTGGTTGTGATACATAATTTCAATTTAGTTTTAAATGATGAGTATCCGTAGTTCATTTAATTGAATGCATTTCTTTTAAAGGAAATTGAGGGGTGTCATTTACACAATTGAATTGCTTGATCCATGGCCCTCATATGAATTATCTTAATTAATGTAGAAGAACGCATTGAattctcgtagtttgctttatgcgcgttaattaaataaagtGTTCTAGCTACGGGATTTATTCCCGTGATGTAGTTGTGAAACATAATTCCCaaatccgggtgtacatttcatgtgacccgactttCCAACattattaaataaaataaatatattgtgaaccgcgggtgcatttcatgtagtgtggtttacgatttgttttcaaaaaacaaacaagtgtaagACGATCATAAATTTTCCTAAAAAACATTAAAAAGCGGCAAGAAAGTGAAAAATGCAATAGgtataaaatatgtaattaatcagataattaggctaataaaaatagttgagcgaccgttctaaaaccacggaacctgggaatgcctaacaccttctcccgagttaacagaatttcttatctgGATTTCTATGTTctcagaccataaataagagtcaacttcctcgattcggaattttaaactggtgacttgggacaccataaattatcccaagtggcgactctgaatttgaataaataatctcgtttcgattattgttactttaaatgaaaaaactcccctatacctTTTCCATGgtagtaaaaggaggtgtgacagctctggcaactctgttggggacaagaacccagaacttttggttcagggtttagaattcgagcttagaataattgttataattggcttttatttattatctgatttttacgtgtttgagcttattgtgctaaatgtcgctttttaccgctttgatattacttggactgtatataaattgttacgaaacccttttctctctgagtcttctaaatcatttgggaagtgtgcatttcgtgtgacttcttttctattagagtcatatcccaattttagaacgagattcggacaagttgcaaagccggtgaagcttctgtatttccgGTACACTGCCCCCCccccagctcgagttgtccgctcgggtaagccaggtctataACAATACACTAGGctataaacctagaataacatagcctcatgccggatccctagtaggaacgtttgttttcatgacgtgcatttgacttaggggactcaacacaggggttgggtccgtctatgACAAGTGTACTCCAaaaaataaagaccatcctgatgcatgcTAATGTGCTACATattgcaatcttcaagggtaaaatgggtcatttggcgaacCAATGAGGTTTGAGGGTAAATGAGAAAAACAAAAGGGAtgaagtgtaaaaaaataaagcaagtagagCCCGGTTCTTTCACATTTTGttttaagaaaaagataaaaaatgaaaaatccaaaagattttgcactttcccatcaatttccaaaaaaaaagaagaattaaaaaaagaaaaataatccaaaaagagtttacatgtttcatcatttttcaaaaaagacaaagaatacattttctctaaattatttgttaattttatttctcgcctgtatccaatctgcccgactacacatacctgattctcgtctttcggggcgggatacgtaggcaacccacatagggtccgatctTCTTAATGAGTCTTAAGTTCTTGGCGTCGAGGGttgtagccaaatcttgcatgtctagccacttttggccacatcggtcaTTTTGCAAATTAGGGATATTTTTGCAAAGTGGTTTGTTTAAAGTGTCTGGAGAGTCTTCAATCCACAATTAGGTGTCCATTTACTTTAAGGTCCGTCCTTGTcgaatttgcatgtctagccgCTTTTGACCATATAGGCCATTCTGCAAAATAGGACTATTTTCGCAAAAGTATTTTAGTGACCCATGTCTTAGAGTCCTAGGTCCACAACAAGGTGACCTCTCTATTTAAGGTCCATTCTGTTGAATTTGCAATGCTTAGCCATTTTCTGGCAACATAGGCCATTTTTACAAAATCAGTCATTTCTGCAAAGTAATTTTTCTATGTCTTAGAGGTCACCTTTGTTGAGTTTGCACTTCTAGCTGACTTTTGGCCATGTAGGCTATTTTGCACaattatgtcttgcatgtgtccaatagggagtgttattgtctcacgtAGTGTTCTAAATCCTTAACTCTATTTGGTTTTAGTTTTCTTATACAAGTGTGGAACTACTTATCAGAGTTTGAGCATGATCACCCCAGGACCATCTGGTCAGGACCGttgcattcaggagttgcttaaggagattttttatgttttgagtctgtttttttttATGATGTCTTGTACTTTATAGTCATGTTCAGTAGTAATGATTTTTTTAGTTGGTGTCGGAGTTTGTTGTAGTATAGTTAAGTTGAGTCTCTCATTATCATATTtgctattttgtatttgaaaatgaaaaaaaaaagttattgtaatgaataatccaaaaagatttttattttttagtttaatttatccaTTACTATTCCAGAgctacgcttgatctgattcatgagggacatgatacgtaggcaacctacatagggttcgatcgaattattttcttttaaaaaaaattaaaaaaaagaaaaggaaaaaaggatgAAGTTGTGGGacatgagaaatgagaggaaagaaaagagcgataatcagaaagaaataaAGGAGGGAAAaagagcaagccaagaagtgctagaaaagaaaagaaaagagaagattcaaatggacaaattgggatgatgtcaaGTGACATTATGACCCTCGAATTCATTCTTGAATTGTTAATTGttgttaggtgcattgcacgcaatgtgatatttttagttgttaaatgccctaatgctaacatgatgacttcattttgttcctctttgttatcttcattatagcagaagggtggttggtttgtgatttttaaactggtaactcttccatacaacacaaggtcaaagagcaaggtagtcatGGCTGGCAAAGACTTGGACATGGGTGGTGTTGATCCATCTAAGGAGATTATTGCATCAGAATCTAAGTTGAAAGAAGAGGTATTgaggttgaaaggacagatggccggaatataccaagcctggattagaGGGCGTCCTCCACCATTAGTTCCTGCTAACTACACTGAAAGTCTTGTCACCATTCCGCCACTGTCACAAATCCAGCTTCCTACTACTGTTGATGTCTACCtgcaaccttttcacactccacccaccaaaaccacctcatatcctgcacctttggccactcatgcttttgtagctcctccaccagctacttttcctcgatcctctaacaAGACTATGTTCAAaatccccgatgcccaacactatgctccagaaccaactttcaaggtctcggatccatactctaacgctcctcattttgagcctcccggtgaaactgaaaagcctgctaagacagtggagcaagatgagatatccaggaaggtgaaaatcttatagcagtctttaagaaacatgcaagggatagggagccaaATGAGTGtgtcttacaaagacttgtgcttgtttcctgacatccaacttcctgctgggtttaagatgccaaagtttgatttgtataACGGGCGCGGAGATCccgtggctcatttgagaggctactgcagtaagatgagaggcgtcGGTGGGaaggacaaattattgatggcatatttcagtcagagtctgagtggggcagctctAGAGTGGTATATCTGCCAAGacgctagcaggtggtacacatgggacgatatgACTCAGGCCTTTGCCCGGCAATTCCAGTACAACATAGAAATTGTCCCGGATCGCATGTCCCTTACCAATATGGAAaagaagcctaatgaaagctttagggaatatgGACTCAGATGGAGAGAGCAAACTGGCAGAGTCAATCCCCCGAGGGAAGAAAACGAGATGGTCaagtactttcttcaagctcaagagccaacttactttaaGCATTTGATCTCGGTTGTGGGTAAggcttttaatgatgtggtaaaaattgaagaaatggtAAAAGATGGGCTGAAttcgagcaagatcatgagctattctgctttAAAATTCACAACACGAGTAATTCAGAACGACATAGGAAACTTGTTGGGTCAAAAGGAACATGGtgatgttgccatggttgtcTCATGATCACGACATGGTCCAACAGTTCTGCCTCACCAATATACCTAGCCCCAaccccaaccccaaacctattccccagctccacataatccacctcagtattatcctccgaacaatgtccggtcatctgtccaaccaccaggtcactccctatggcgagcaccagcaccgcataatgcattcttgccttcacaacattttcgagcacccaacaaccctagaaaataggggcagggagggaaacaaaggcaaagaaatagtttcatgccaatcggggagtcctacacaagcttgtatAAAAAGTTAAAGCATgttggcctgattgagccgctcctcggctatactccagacccacatgcaaaaggttttgatcctactgtacggtgcatgtaccactctaatgtccaagttcatagcattgaagattgtcgtgctttgaaaagggaaatagaaagaatgattcaagaagggataattgtgatccaggacagtgacacccagaatatcgtgcaaaatcctttacttgcacatgatgatgcacactttgtggggatgatgtgtggtgacagggagtatgagaatcctcttgggaacttgctgactgaagttaatgatgttgaaattggtAATAGTCTTGGtgatattgatgtggaactcagtggctaagatgtcgagcttggtaattaGAAAGGTGTTACTTTCTTGATTAGCCGGGAAGGAgccttggtggtttattttgttgtcatttatgttgtccgggttattttcagggttgtaatccagatattgtctcgTGACTCAAACCTTTATatcattttattttgcctagtttgttcaGTCGTAATAGCTtgtttagtgttatctaggtttgttctagggttgtaaccccagtttattttgtttgttttgttgttcaagccctttcaccatctatctaatgcaattttctattttttattatttttagttatttttgtttaattctcttttccttttatagttattttcctgttgactctagtgacatgacatgcacgcataattcttaACCtgatcttaaaagttagtttattcatgaagcaataaaataattttgaagatgatagggacatttgaggaaaataagtaaaggcattttgaaaTCATTTAAAGCCTGAACTATGTGAAACTGGAgaagataatttgggaagttaataggatgacaagaattcgttaaaggagagtggATCCCTGATAATTTGAAGcgagcaactttgagttcaagtgcatatcaagtaacaagataaagcCAAGGGATTTTGCTCCAAGCAGACGGAGGGTATTCATTGTGAAGAAGAAATAAACCAACGAGAGTTCTGTAtttgacaaggcactaaaaaaaaatggaaggcatatcagtgatatcaatgtcgAAGCTTCAAAAGAAATATTTTGCATGATCTTCGTTTTCATTCTCAAGTTGAacgtgttgtacttggcattttcagggatcgGGAGgtcctctttcagctacccaaacacttataccattcgatacccttttgagcctgtactgatttctttaacctcccctcttttggaatcaagttagagtcatacgaaaaagaaaaaaattcatgtccccgtaggtttattttagaaagttcattccaaaaggaaaattcaaaaaaaaaggaagagaaaaacagagaaaaagaaaaaaaagggaaaaaaggaaaaataaagaaataaaaagaaaaagaaaaatagtaacaaaaagtgTTCTCataaactacgtttgacctgattcctgtcaccacaagatacgtaggcagtcttacGGTTAGATCATactaaataaaatatttcatagtcccacgaagtcgagagtggggcagtctttcttagaaattccatcttaaaaagaaaaagaaaaaaaaccgaatcaaattcccttgttgtagaaattggggcaaagttgttagaatggattccaaaagttgtaaataaattaaccctatTGTCTTAGTTagtttgagcctttatgatatcatttctttctaaccctgtccaaaaaccacattacagtccaaaaaaagacctcccaAATAATCTTTAAGAGTGCTGAGCTAGACATGCCAAgagcatatgatgtttttactatgGTCAATGCCTTGTCACCTACAGAATTAGAggaaatgaaaaggaaaagaacaaaatgagagagtcttatcagtaaaaaccttcacaggcaccataaggcgacggtaagttgagaaaaAGAACTAAATGAGAGGGGCTTGATgatgaaaacccttcgggcactacaagtcgaataaggatagTGCgtcagataggataatcggagcattgaagcccagttttaCGGCAAAGAGGTAAAACAAGGGTTGAACATTAGACatgcttgatagattaggccacttaatccaaaggtgcatgccATGAtcgttagagttggtatccacatctgataaatttctactttgtaattttcttgttaggtatcatctctttccattgtcccttactctgttccttttgttttgtttacttcctcttcttgagtctcttcGGTtagaataagtgagaaatgacttcaaaatttgctaccagctttccaattgcacaaaacggaatctggctagcacatcaaagtggtataagtcaggaaagagcagtatgcacactgagttggtaacaatcaacgtgctttgggatttatgtgaaatgcaaaggttcgataaatgtcaattcatgagcaatgcaacagatagagggtattgggtttgaacggagcaggggtattttctgtgataagggtgacagagaaagtggttagtcaataaacaagcaatgtctttcaagttgaaatcaaagttatcatggaaagtgaaggagcaatcgccctcaaagtcaagtcctcaaactaaccaccatgtttaaactcacaagttttctttgtctgaaacaaGGATGaaagctatgttcatatcaaagcttggaagcttgaattttttaGGTGTAATGCCCTAGTTTTGCTTACGCAAAGGCTACTGGGAAGATCACACATCAGCCCTAGGAgaaacacttcctagtctgggttttcaagctatattttgttgtaggagatgcacttcccaAATCGTCTTCCTAGCCTGGGTCTTTTAAGTTATGTTttttttaggagatgcacttcctacaTTGATTTTTTCccctaggagacgtacttccttgTTGGAATCATTAAAGCTTTACCCGTTATGAAACACACTTCCTAGTAGGGGTCTTTCAAATTATACttgttaggagacgcacttcctagatttggtcatttaaattcattcctaggagatgcacttcctaaattgagatttcacccctaggagacgcacttcctagtctgggttcttcaggatatacttttaggagacacacttcctaaattaagagtttacctctaggagacgcacttcctagcttgtgtcatttaagtttcatctaggaaacgcacttcctagtttgagtcatcgaagtttcacccctaggagacgcacttcctagtctgggtctttcaggttatatcacccctaggagacgcatttcctagcttgggtcatttaagtttagccttaggagatgcacttcctaaattgagttttacccctaggagacgcacttcctagtctgggatttttaggatatacttttaggagacgcacttcctaaattgagatttcacccttaagAGATGCACTTtctagtctgggtttttcaggatatacttttaggagatgcacttcctaaactgagattttacccgtaggagacgcacttcctagtttgggtcatttgagttcattcataggagacacacttcctagtttgagttatTGAAGTATcactcgtaggagacgcacttcctagtctggatttttcaggatatacttttaggagacgcacttcctagtttgggttatttaagttcattcctaggagacgcacttcctagtgtgttcattcaagtttcagccttaggagatgcacttcctagtttggttcatccaagtttcacccgtaggagacacacttcctaatctgggtcattcaggttttatttttagcaaATGCATTTGCTAGTCAAAGTTTCTCGGTTTTACTcgcaggagacgcacatcctagtcgagtctttagtttactctcatcattgcatcaatagcataagtgatttacagttttgctaacaacttACAAATCTTCCGAgcgcaaactggggcagaaaattttatttgttttgttgttttgattgtagacacccacctggagaacaggggaattcGTTCTGGAATTATTTaaagtttcaagtcagtagcaggcgcctacctggagaacaagggaagtcatttcagaattcatttcaagtttcaaatcGAAGGTAGCACGAGTTGCCAGAAGAATAAGGTTTTTACCTCGAGGCACGggggtttgagatgaccaaagaaAAAGTCTCAAtccaagaaaaagaaagaaaagaaaaaagagggaagtgaatccaaatgcaaaaGTAGATTAAAGacgtgagctgctcaagacatggctgaagtcacgagcactgcatgtccggtcttgatccggaGAAGCCGTGGAAGAATGAACTAttacctgcagctaacaagcatcaagattcaaatcAAAGTCCGCATGatgaaccattcaagactcaagatcaagcttcagaagtcTTATAGaaaggaatcttgtaactcatagctaactggcttagttagtctttttcatttttaattttgatgtaataacaggaccgcagatcggaacctcaacggaacggcacctcaatcggctctccacctcggtataatCCCTCACTGTTCCTACTtctaaactacacgtggcctgatttctttatagacaaggatatgtaggcagctcagataccagggctcggtcacattctcctttctcttagtttttagTCTCTCTAAATAAAGGTcggggtcaaaaaacctgtctcatCATTCTTTGTCTAAAAATACTTCGTGTTTCCGGTCAAAGATGGCCAGCTGTAGATATGTAATTTTTACCCTCCctaag
Coding sequences:
- the LOC138872786 gene encoding uncharacterized protein; this translates as MAGKDLDMGGVDPSKEIIASESKLKEEVLRLKGQMAGIYQAWIRGRPPPLVPANYTESLVTIPPLSQIQLPTTVDVYLQPFHTPPTKTTSYPAPLATHAFVAPPPATFPRSSNKTMFKIPDAQHYAPEPTFKSLRNMQGIGSQMSVSYKDLCLFPDIQLPAGFKMPKFDLYNGRGDPVAHLRGYCSKMRGVGGKDKLLMAYFSQSLSGAALEWYICQDASRWYTWDDMTQAFARQFQYNIEIVPDRMSLTNMEKKPNESFREYGLRWREQTGRVNPPREENEMVKYFLQAQEPTYFKHLISVVGKAFNDVVKIEEMVKDGLNSSKIMSYSALKFTTRVIQNDIGNLLGQKEHGDVAMVVS